One segment of Mastomys coucha isolate ucsf_1 unplaced genomic scaffold, UCSF_Mcou_1 pScaffold23, whole genome shotgun sequence DNA contains the following:
- the Eif1b gene encoding eukaryotic translation initiation factor 1b, with amino-acid sequence MSTIQNLQSFDPFADATKGDDLLPAGTEDYIHIRIQQRNGRKTLTTVQGIADDYDKKKLVKAFKKKFACNGTVIEHPEYGEVIQLQGDQRKNICQFLLEVGIVKEEQLKVHGF; translated from the exons ACCCCTTTGCTGATGCAACTAAGGGCGACGACTTACTCCCGGCAGGGACTGAGGACTACATTCATATAAGAATCCAGCAGCGGAACGGCAGGAAGACGCTGACCACTGTGCAGGGCATCGCAGACGACTATGACAAAAAGAAACTTGTGAAAGCTTTCAAAAAG AAATTTGCCTGTAATGGAACTGTGATTGAACATCCTGAGTACGGAGAGGTTATTCAGCTTCAAGGGGACCAAAGGAAGAACATTTGCCAGTTTCTCTTGGAG GTTGGCATCGTCAAGGAGGAGCAGCTGAAGGTTCACGGATTCTAA